Proteins encoded by one window of Filimonas effusa:
- a CDS encoding GAF domain-containing protein has translation MNDVHETFRLQAVQRFYELSGNISAELQQLAELAAQICNTPMALLSMIHRDKQYFLGKVGVVISETDRSISFCTHTIEQNDLLIIPDTLEDERFVHHLQVRGFPYLRFYAGATLTTEDGFNVGSICVLDKQPRTLDEKQCNALRALSAQATRLMELNITLQYTSRLLDNQESTALKLRSILDSSNVHHILLGRNYEILAYNKAAFRFIKKATGKGYIPGDNILAYSTPATEEIFKNCYQRALKGEHIHAERKVSYYDISPSWWEISYSPARDAEGNIIGVAFNASNIDDRKKVEEQITLQNTTLRNIAQLQSHQARGPLSSIIGLVQIIKEEEYKHDETLIGLLDKAVQQLDDSIREIVNKTSSL, from the coding sequence ATGAATGATGTGCATGAGACGTTCCGGCTACAGGCTGTACAGAGGTTTTACGAGTTAAGTGGTAATATATCGGCGGAGCTTCAGCAACTGGCTGAGCTGGCCGCCCAGATCTGTAATACGCCGATGGCGTTATTGAGCATGATACACCGGGACAAGCAGTATTTCCTGGGGAAGGTTGGCGTAGTTATATCGGAAACGGACAGGTCTATTTCCTTTTGCACGCATACTATAGAGCAGAATGATCTGCTGATCATTCCGGACACATTGGAAGACGAACGTTTTGTGCATCACTTGCAGGTAAGAGGGTTTCCGTATCTACGTTTTTATGCGGGAGCCACTCTTACCACTGAAGATGGTTTTAATGTAGGCAGCATTTGTGTATTAGACAAGCAGCCGCGCACGCTTGATGAAAAGCAATGTAACGCCCTACGTGCACTATCGGCCCAGGCCACCCGGTTAATGGAATTAAACATCACATTGCAGTATACTTCAAGGCTGCTCGACAACCAGGAAAGCACCGCACTGAAGCTACGTTCTATCCTTGACAGCTCAAATGTGCATCATATATTGCTTGGTAGGAATTACGAAATACTGGCATATAATAAAGCAGCATTCCGGTTCATTAAAAAAGCAACAGGCAAGGGATATATACCCGGAGATAACATACTCGCCTACTCTACCCCCGCTACAGAAGAAATATTCAAGAACTGTTACCAACGGGCTTTAAAGGGAGAGCATATACATGCTGAACGCAAGGTGAGTTACTACGACATATCGCCTTCGTGGTGGGAAATAAGCTATAGCCCTGCGCGGGATGCTGAAGGGAATATTATTGGCGTTGCCTTCAATGCATCGAATATAGATGACCGCAAGAAAGTTGAAGAGCAAATAACGCTGCAAAATACAACACTCAGGAATATAGCCCAGTTACAATCGCACCAGGCCCGGGGCCCGTTATCGTCGATCATTGGCCTGGTTCAGATCATCAAAGAAGAAGAATACAAGCACGACGAAACGTTGATTGGCCTGTTAGACAAAGCGGTTCAGCAGCTGGATGACAGCATCAGGGAGATCGTAAACAAGACGTCGAGTTTGTAA
- a CDS encoding DinB family protein, with translation MIRSIDAIRLTRSFLLEQIRGLSTEQLNIIPTGFNNNIIWNLGHLVAAQQLICYFRPGLPLAVEDDFFGAYKTGSKPSGFVGPEEVSLIKELLFSTLDQLERDLSAHLFTSFTPWTTRYNVEVRSIEDAIHFLPYHEGLHAGVISSMKRLIAAGKV, from the coding sequence ATGATCCGGTCTATTGACGCCATTCGTTTAACGAGGTCTTTTTTACTGGAGCAGATCCGTGGGCTTTCTACGGAACAGCTTAATATTATCCCAACGGGTTTTAACAACAATATTATCTGGAACCTGGGTCACCTGGTTGCCGCACAGCAATTGATCTGCTATTTCAGGCCCGGCCTTCCGCTGGCGGTAGAGGACGATTTTTTCGGAGCTTACAAAACGGGGTCAAAACCTAGCGGTTTCGTTGGTCCGGAAGAGGTATCGTTGATCAAAGAGTTGTTATTTTCTACACTGGACCAACTAGAGAGGGATCTGAGCGCGCATTTATTCACCTCATTTACGCCATGGACCACCCGTTACAATGTAGAGGTGCGTTCCATAGAAGATGCGATCCATTTCTTACCTTATCACGAAGGTTTACATGCCGGCGTTATTTCGAGCATGAAAAGGCTGATAGCAGCAGGCAAGGTTTAA
- a CDS encoding alpha/beta hydrolase — MSIDQTKGITPIDPSTDPAIESRTKAFLNALNSGGGKPIEELSPSDARGVLTGAQRSVAVDLSGISIEEKTIVQSGVEVLLYIVKPSEAAGELPGFIFVHGGGWVLGDFETHQRLVRDLVVHSGAAAVFVEYSRSPEARYPVAINEIYAALEWVAAHGKEVGIDSSRLAVAGNSVGGNMAAVLALMAKDKNGPALKVQILLWPVTDANFDTDSYHQYATGRFLTRNMMQWFWDAYIPDAGARNDVYASPLQASTSRLQGLPPALVQVAENDVLRDEGEAYARKLDEAGVPVTLVRYQGMIHDFGLLNPLHDVPGVRSHVLQAGAELKKYLFS, encoded by the coding sequence ATGAGCATTGATCAAACCAAAGGAATTACCCCAATCGATCCATCTACGGATCCTGCTATTGAAAGTCGTACAAAAGCATTTTTAAACGCGTTAAACAGTGGTGGCGGCAAACCTATCGAGGAACTAAGCCCTTCTGATGCAAGAGGTGTATTAACCGGCGCCCAGCGTTCTGTAGCCGTAGACTTGTCGGGAATAAGTATCGAAGAGAAGACCATTGTTCAAAGCGGGGTGGAGGTGTTACTATATATTGTAAAACCTTCGGAGGCAGCAGGAGAGCTGCCTGGTTTTATTTTCGTACATGGCGGCGGCTGGGTACTCGGCGATTTTGAAACCCACCAGCGCCTGGTGCGCGACCTGGTGGTACATTCCGGTGCAGCTGCTGTATTTGTTGAATACAGCCGTTCGCCAGAGGCGCGGTATCCTGTAGCTATCAATGAAATATACGCGGCATTGGAATGGGTTGCTGCGCATGGTAAGGAGGTGGGGATAGACAGCAGCCGTCTGGCGGTTGCCGGTAACAGCGTGGGAGGCAATATGGCAGCAGTACTGGCATTGATGGCGAAAGATAAAAACGGACCTGCGCTGAAAGTACAGATATTATTGTGGCCTGTTACCGATGCCAATTTTGATACAGATTCTTATCACCAGTATGCGACCGGACGTTTTCTTACCAGAAATATGATGCAATGGTTCTGGGATGCCTACATTCCCGATGCGGGTGCGCGCAACGATGTTTATGCCTCGCCATTGCAGGCTTCTACCAGCCGTTTACAAGGGTTACCACCGGCGTTGGTTCAGGTAGCTGAAAATGATGTGTTACGCGATGAAGGCGAGGCATATGCACGAAAACTGGACGAAGCCGGTGTGCCTGTGACCCTGGTGCGTTACCAGGGGATGATACATGATTTCGGGCTATTAAATCCTTTACATGATGTACCTGGCGTACGCTCTCATGTATTACAGGCGGGTGCAGAACTGAAAAAATATCTTTTTAGCTAA
- a CDS encoding MFS transporter has product MQSQAQEIIPLSTYQKFVIFILAITQFSVILDFMVMSPLGDLLMKSMDLTPKQFGIAVSAYAFSAGISGLLTAGFADKFDRKKLLLFFYTGFVIATFFCGLAHTYPLLVTARIITGLFGGVIGSISMAIITDLFEIKQRGRVLGFVQMGFGASQVLGIPISLYIANKWGWQSPFLMVAGLGALIVTAIILRMQPVTAHLAVQHDRNAVDHLLHTLKRRKYRIGFSATALLAIGGFMMMPFSSAFAINNLHVTEKQLPFLFMVSGICSLIIMPMIGRLSDKIDKFVLFAIASGWSIIMVFIYTNLGVSPFWEVVLLNVLMMMGIMSRIIPSTALVTALPEMQDRGAFMSINASLQQIAGGAAAAVGGMIVVQAHKQSPLEHYNTLGYVMITITAICVFMLYRVKLLTKKKD; this is encoded by the coding sequence ATGCAGAGCCAAGCGCAGGAGATTATCCCTCTTAGTACGTACCAGAAGTTTGTCATATTTATACTTGCCATCACCCAATTTTCAGTTATCCTTGATTTCATGGTGATGTCTCCCCTGGGAGACCTGCTGATGAAGTCGATGGATCTTACTCCCAAACAATTTGGGATAGCGGTATCGGCGTACGCCTTCAGTGCAGGGATCTCGGGGCTGTTGACAGCTGGTTTTGCGGATAAGTTTGACCGCAAGAAATTATTGTTGTTTTTCTATACAGGATTTGTAATCGCCACGTTCTTCTGCGGGCTGGCGCATACTTATCCGCTGCTGGTGACGGCAAGGATCATCACCGGGCTGTTCGGCGGTGTTATAGGCTCTATTTCCATGGCCATTATTACTGATCTTTTCGAAATAAAGCAGCGAGGCCGTGTTTTAGGTTTTGTGCAAATGGGATTTGGCGCGAGCCAGGTACTGGGTATTCCTATTAGCCTGTATATCGCCAATAAGTGGGGATGGCAGTCGCCATTCCTGATGGTAGCGGGCCTGGGGGCGCTTATCGTTACAGCCATTATACTGCGTATGCAGCCTGTAACAGCTCATCTGGCGGTGCAACACGACCGTAATGCAGTGGATCATTTGCTTCATACCCTTAAACGCAGGAAGTACCGCATCGGATTTTCGGCAACAGCCTTACTGGCGATAGGTGGTTTTATGATGATGCCTTTCAGCAGTGCTTTTGCTATCAACAATCTTCATGTTACAGAAAAGCAGCTTCCTTTTTTGTTTATGGTGTCGGGCATCTGTTCTCTTATCATCATGCCAATGATAGGCAGGCTGAGTGATAAGATCGACAAATTCGTTCTTTTCGCTATTGCTTCAGGCTGGTCGATAATAATGGTATTTATTTATACGAATCTTGGCGTAAGTCCGTTCTGGGAAGTGGTTTTATTAAATGTATTAATGATGATGGGTATCATGAGCCGGATCATTCCTTCCACTGCACTGGTAACAGCATTACCGGAGATGCAGGACCGGGGCGCCTTTATGAGCATCAATGCTTCGCTGCAACAAATTGCCGGCGGCGCTGCTGCTGCTGTTGGCGGCATGATAGTGGTACAGGCACATAAGCAAAGCCCGCTCGAGCATTACAATACGTTGGGTTACGTGATGATTACTATAACAGCAATTTGCGTATTCATGCTGTACCGGGTAAAGTTGCTGACGAAGAAAAAGGATTGA
- a CDS encoding NAD(P)/FAD-dependent oxidoreductase, with the protein MKVIIVGGGFAGINLAKSLAHNKSINVVLVDKNNYHFFPPLLYQVATSFIEPSNISYPFRRMFQHKPNLRFHMGTLLKINRHENTVDTDTGTLSYDYLVLAMGTETNYFGMETLTRNAFPMKTIDDALLLRNRILLNAEKAVRSADPAERERLLTIVVAGGGATGVEVSGMIAEMSRNILKKDYPELGDGRGHIYLVTSGSELLGPMSTKSQQEAEKVLTRLGVKVKFNARVKDYTNEQKVIFADGSGIETPALIWATGVIARNAPGLDPDMINKHNRIKVNEFCQVLNTENIFAIGDQSVTTTDPAYPNGYPQLAQPAIQQGKFMAAHLARLAEGKKPQPFVFKDKGSMAIISKYKAVVDLPRNIFFKGYPAWVVWIFIHLIPIAGFRNKGKLALNWFWSFITNDPTLRLILRPKKEQ; encoded by the coding sequence ATGAAGGTGATTATAGTAGGAGGGGGCTTTGCAGGCATCAACCTGGCCAAAAGTCTCGCGCATAACAAAAGCATCAATGTTGTCCTGGTAGATAAGAATAATTATCACTTCTTTCCCCCGCTCTTATACCAGGTCGCTACCTCATTTATCGAACCTTCCAATATAAGCTATCCTTTTCGCCGCATGTTTCAGCATAAACCCAACCTGCGGTTTCATATGGGAACCCTGTTGAAGATCAACAGGCACGAAAATACAGTCGACACCGATACAGGAACCCTTTCTTACGATTACCTGGTACTGGCAATGGGAACCGAAACCAATTACTTTGGAATGGAAACGCTTACCCGTAATGCCTTTCCCATGAAAACCATCGACGACGCGCTGCTCCTGCGTAACAGGATTCTCCTGAATGCCGAAAAAGCAGTACGGTCTGCAGACCCCGCCGAAAGAGAAAGATTGCTGACGATAGTGGTGGCCGGTGGCGGAGCTACAGGTGTGGAGGTGTCCGGTATGATCGCAGAAATGTCAAGAAATATTCTTAAAAAAGATTACCCTGAACTTGGCGACGGCAGAGGACATATTTACCTGGTAACATCCGGAAGTGAACTGCTGGGGCCTATGAGCACCAAATCCCAGCAGGAAGCAGAAAAAGTGCTCACACGCCTGGGTGTTAAGGTCAAGTTCAACGCGCGTGTAAAAGACTATACGAATGAACAGAAAGTAATTTTTGCAGATGGATCAGGCATTGAAACGCCTGCGCTTATCTGGGCTACAGGTGTGATCGCCCGCAATGCACCCGGCCTTGATCCAGATATGATCAATAAACACAATCGTATTAAAGTAAACGAATTTTGCCAGGTACTGAATACGGAAAACATTTTTGCAATCGGCGATCAGTCGGTAACAACTACCGACCCGGCCTATCCCAATGGTTATCCGCAACTGGCGCAACCAGCCATTCAGCAGGGTAAGTTTATGGCGGCGCACCTGGCCCGCCTGGCAGAAGGAAAAAAGCCACAACCCTTTGTATTTAAAGATAAAGGCAGTATGGCCATCATCTCTAAATACAAAGCCGTTGTTGACTTACCACGGAATATTTTCTTTAAAGGATATCCGGCATGGGTAGTTTGGATCTTCATCCATCTCATCCCAATTGCAGGATTCCGTAACAAGGGTAAACTGGCGCTGAACTGGTTCTGGAGTTTTATTACCAACGACCCAACGCTCAGGCTCATATTGCGCCCAAAAAAGGAACAATGA
- a CDS encoding AAA domain-containing protein: MPDISFQQYLPAAFKNGSWANDEVVAFVLPLFEKVLLFHQAGQVAAFEHTASNLRVLDNQLYIADNCSHPPSPPVAANAKAIPTPLQYLPAYQSAEINAGRHDALSDIFCLGQIMASVMMGLNLYHMTELERFIAFRNQPAGLNERIHPALAALAAEMTELDRAERCRDLADCIQRLRFYRDYDPQKQEDLAGEALLQVKQPAHRKAFILGKLRNRLFDTSRRNRLLFYKPNSRFINLTIGSVPAVKQAALIKTETLFYWNNTIAAHVTGLKDLSLNKYLCFEDHLYLDAQLNNIRLEAESDEKEYGFSQLRLVIAFLHWNNFKEDPKERIQSPLLLLPVKLKRSKALKEQRFTLEITDNNAIVNPVLAHFLKDLYGLELPESIDLEEMSLETFFQGLKAKIDTLAQGVILTFRDKPQAPGAHAMALQTIRQYAKRQRIKQSAALPGQYAALKEKQLPLPELPAELANLPEPAINPYSWDVDSCNLVLGNFNYKKMSLVSDYAKVAEQNMAHPVFDELFGSEPRQQPAVNITLSPAQWYHVVAADPTQTNAVLYSRSGHSYVIQGPPGTGKSQTITNLIADFLAQGKNILFVCEKRAALDVVFHRLQQTRLAELCCYIHDSQGDKKEFIKDLKTVYDNFLQHPMDLHMIALDRKATLERFNDQLQLLQAYHEQQTTLLPEAGISMRALLEKALKLQPHIPDLDPGMPLPVYNEWQQFGQAISQLSEALERSGAGPELAGHPCSNLANTVITAENPFSLLENLSAHSFNIIEQLSQIMHHYQVPPLFYDSFAALSNLLKDAAVMAPVARNRNLQIVNPDTPEAAAFEQAHKQQQVLRKQYEAALKINTNWRYKFSKQETEQALYIAGKHENSFWNFFSGSWRHLKKQLKQAYSFSAHHIPPSFTSVLQQLQEEYKALEQLNNYLQAVQQEYGVENLNTVYIGIDVLRRKKNDPAINFLLQHPEANELVHQLSMLNNMLHQLEMQLKQCLYNYESKSLNQLRDELATIQSNADVLRELMPALKKLAALPADLQELIRKIPLTPQQTEAALANKTLQLLLSRNPVFADTNHWSLKDTVRELESGYNKLLQLNSDYIRAVRRQDFLNNYQLSNTTASKLDAEQKAFKKEYAEGRKVLEHEMAKTKQYKSIRTLASNESGRVLKDLKPVWLMSPLSVSDSLPLDAGFFDVVIFDEASQIPLEEGVPALFRAPQTIIVGDDKQMPPSQFFNAKVEDPNDLELFDGETEEEIISIEADSLLVQGTRKLHNAMLKWHYRSRYETLISYSNHAFYNANLLTVPDRNLYNSNNPAIEVLQPQQGAANAGRLLNNSMSFHYLPQSVYEKRSNRDEARYIAVIIRELLLSKTSDSIGIVAFSQEQQSVIKEELESLADLDKNFDTLLEKAWNRKEDGQFTGLFVKNLENVQGDERDIIIMSVCYGHDRQGKMLMNFGPVNRKGGEKRLNVIFSRARKHMAVISSIKHQHITNDYNEGASYLKRFLHYAEMVSEGNMQQAGNILDGLVINSGRAAMANTPAFTATATQLKAELEARGFVVGEAIGQSSFKCALAIKRDKNDTAYNLGILVDDDLHYLNKDVIEQYYLRPAILQNFGWQVINVYTKDWLENKEEVLQTVLLALENKMPETKAGLEKTAGTEGAAPSSAATSGNAAELVSAAGDKFWNITRAGNRISMRFGKTGTKGQMQIRTYLNDAEAEAAMQQLITYQAQQGFIISN, from the coding sequence ATGCCGGATATTTCCTTTCAACAATATCTTCCGGCTGCCTTTAAAAATGGCAGCTGGGCAAACGACGAAGTAGTTGCATTTGTTCTTCCGCTGTTCGAAAAAGTCTTGCTTTTTCATCAGGCCGGACAGGTTGCTGCTTTTGAGCACACTGCCAGTAACCTCAGGGTGCTCGATAATCAACTGTATATAGCGGATAATTGTTCTCATCCGCCTTCGCCACCGGTTGCAGCGAATGCTAAAGCTATACCCACACCCCTCCAGTACCTCCCGGCCTACCAGTCGGCAGAAATTAATGCAGGCAGGCACGATGCCCTGTCTGATATCTTCTGCCTGGGCCAGATCATGGCTTCCGTTATGATGGGATTGAACCTGTATCATATGACGGAACTGGAACGTTTTATAGCCTTTCGTAACCAGCCGGCCGGCCTTAACGAAAGAATTCATCCGGCGCTCGCCGCACTTGCCGCGGAAATGACAGAGCTTGATCGTGCAGAACGTTGCCGCGACCTGGCCGATTGTATTCAGCGCCTCCGGTTTTACCGCGACTACGACCCGCAAAAACAGGAAGATCTCGCCGGTGAAGCACTGCTCCAGGTAAAACAACCGGCCCACCGGAAAGCCTTCATTCTCGGTAAACTGCGTAACAGGCTCTTCGATACCTCCCGGCGTAACAGGCTGCTGTTTTATAAGCCAAACAGCCGCTTTATTAATCTAACCATTGGTAGCGTGCCGGCTGTAAAACAAGCTGCTCTTATCAAGACGGAAACGCTGTTTTACTGGAATAATACGATAGCGGCACACGTTACAGGCTTAAAAGACCTCTCTCTCAATAAATATCTCTGCTTCGAAGATCATCTCTATCTCGATGCTCAGTTGAATAACATCCGCCTCGAAGCAGAATCCGATGAAAAAGAATACGGCTTCAGCCAGCTCAGGCTCGTGATAGCATTCCTCCATTGGAATAACTTTAAAGAGGATCCTAAAGAACGCATTCAAAGCCCGCTGCTGCTGTTGCCGGTTAAACTTAAACGCAGCAAGGCGCTTAAGGAACAACGCTTCACTCTGGAAATAACCGATAACAATGCTATCGTTAATCCAGTACTGGCCCATTTCCTGAAAGATTTGTACGGACTGGAACTGCCGGAAAGCATAGATCTCGAAGAAATGAGTCTCGAAACCTTCTTCCAGGGTCTTAAAGCCAAAATAGATACACTTGCACAGGGCGTGATCCTTACCTTCCGCGATAAGCCCCAGGCCCCCGGGGCGCATGCCATGGCACTTCAAACTATCAGGCAATATGCTAAACGGCAACGGATAAAACAAAGCGCCGCCTTGCCGGGTCAGTATGCTGCCTTGAAGGAAAAACAGTTGCCGCTGCCCGAACTTCCGGCAGAACTCGCAAACCTTCCCGAACCTGCTATCAACCCTTATAGCTGGGATGTTGATAGCTGCAACCTGGTACTCGGCAATTTCAATTATAAGAAAATGAGCCTGGTAAGCGATTATGCAAAGGTCGCAGAACAAAACATGGCCCACCCGGTATTCGACGAACTGTTTGGCAGCGAACCCAGGCAACAGCCTGCCGTAAACATAACTTTATCACCGGCGCAATGGTACCATGTGGTGGCGGCAGATCCTACCCAAACCAATGCTGTGCTTTATAGCCGCTCAGGCCATAGCTACGTGATACAAGGGCCTCCGGGAACAGGCAAAAGCCAGACGATTACCAACCTCATAGCCGATTTCCTCGCCCAGGGAAAGAACATTCTCTTCGTCTGCGAAAAAAGAGCGGCGCTCGATGTGGTCTTTCATCGTCTTCAACAAACCCGCCTCGCCGAACTCTGCTGTTATATTCACGACAGCCAGGGCGATAAAAAAGAATTTATAAAAGACCTGAAAACGGTATACGACAACTTTCTTCAGCATCCAATGGATCTGCACATGATAGCATTGGATAGGAAAGCTACCCTCGAACGGTTTAACGATCAGCTGCAGTTGCTGCAGGCATATCATGAACAGCAGACAACGCTTTTGCCCGAGGCAGGTATTTCAATGCGCGCTTTGCTTGAAAAAGCACTGAAACTGCAACCGCACATACCAGACCTCGATCCCGGTATGCCATTGCCGGTGTATAACGAGTGGCAGCAGTTTGGCCAGGCTATCAGCCAGCTTAGCGAAGCCTTGGAACGCTCCGGCGCAGGCCCCGAATTAGCCGGTCATCCCTGCAGTAACCTGGCAAATACAGTGATAACAGCCGAAAACCCTTTCTCCTTGCTGGAAAACCTTTCGGCGCATTCTTTCAATATTATTGAACAGTTGTCGCAGATCATGCACCATTACCAGGTGCCGCCATTGTTTTACGACAGCTTTGCTGCATTATCTAACCTCCTGAAAGATGCGGCGGTGATGGCGCCTGTCGCCCGCAACCGCAACTTACAGATAGTAAACCCCGATACCCCCGAAGCTGCTGCGTTTGAGCAGGCTCACAAGCAGCAACAGGTACTGCGTAAACAATATGAAGCCGCCCTGAAAATAAATACCAACTGGCGCTACAAATTCAGTAAGCAGGAAACTGAACAAGCCCTCTACATTGCAGGAAAACATGAAAACAGCTTCTGGAATTTCTTTAGCGGTAGCTGGCGCCATCTTAAGAAACAATTGAAACAGGCGTATAGTTTCTCTGCACATCATATCCCGCCTTCTTTTACATCCGTGCTGCAACAGTTACAGGAAGAATATAAAGCCCTCGAACAGCTCAACAATTACCTGCAGGCTGTACAACAGGAATACGGCGTCGAAAACCTGAATACAGTTTATATCGGCATCGATGTGCTCCGCCGTAAAAAAAACGACCCCGCCATAAACTTCCTGCTTCAGCACCCCGAAGCAAATGAACTGGTCCATCAGCTGAGTATGCTCAACAACATGCTGCACCAGCTTGAAATGCAATTGAAACAATGCCTGTATAATTATGAAAGCAAATCGCTGAACCAGTTACGCGACGAGCTGGCTACCATTCAGAGTAATGCCGATGTATTGCGCGAACTAATGCCCGCCCTTAAAAAGCTGGCGGCATTGCCGGCCGACCTCCAGGAACTCATCCGCAAGATTCCGCTAACGCCTCAGCAAACCGAAGCCGCCCTGGCCAATAAAACACTGCAGCTGTTGTTAAGCAGGAACCCCGTGTTTGCCGATACAAACCACTGGAGCCTTAAAGATACAGTACGTGAACTGGAATCCGGCTATAACAAGCTGCTTCAGCTTAACAGCGATTATATCAGAGCAGTGCGGCGCCAGGACTTCTTAAACAACTATCAGCTTAGTAATACCACCGCCTCTAAGCTGGACGCTGAGCAAAAAGCCTTCAAAAAAGAATATGCCGAAGGCAGAAAAGTGCTTGAACATGAAATGGCAAAAACCAAACAGTATAAAAGCATCCGTACCCTCGCATCTAATGAAAGCGGCAGGGTGCTGAAAGATCTGAAACCTGTTTGGCTTATGAGCCCTCTCAGCGTCAGCGATAGCCTTCCCCTGGACGCCGGCTTCTTCGACGTAGTCATTTTCGATGAAGCCAGCCAGATCCCGCTCGAAGAAGGGGTGCCCGCTCTTTTCCGTGCGCCGCAAACCATTATCGTAGGCGACGATAAACAAATGCCACCCAGCCAGTTCTTCAATGCGAAGGTCGAAGACCCCAATGATCTTGAACTGTTCGATGGTGAAACCGAAGAAGAGATCATTAGCATAGAAGCCGATAGCCTGCTTGTTCAGGGTACACGTAAACTGCACAATGCGATGTTGAAATGGCACTATCGCAGCCGCTACGAAACATTGATCAGTTATTCTAACCATGCTTTCTATAATGCAAACCTGCTTACTGTTCCGGATCGCAACCTGTATAACAGCAACAATCCCGCTATCGAAGTACTGCAGCCGCAACAGGGCGCCGCAAATGCAGGCCGCCTGTTGAACAATAGTATGAGCTTTCACTACCTGCCCCAAAGTGTGTATGAAAAAAGAAGTAACCGCGATGAAGCCAGGTATATAGCAGTTATCATAAGAGAACTGCTGCTGTCGAAAACCAGCGATAGCATAGGCATTGTTGCCTTTAGCCAGGAACAGCAATCCGTGATCAAGGAAGAACTGGAATCTCTCGCCGATCTCGATAAAAACTTCGATACTTTACTCGAAAAAGCCTGGAATAGAAAAGAAGATGGTCAGTTTACAGGTCTCTTTGTGAAAAACCTTGAAAACGTGCAGGGTGATGAAAGGGATATTATTATTATGAGTGTTTGTTATGGCCATGATCGGCAGGGAAAAATGCTCATGAACTTTGGACCGGTAAACCGTAAAGGAGGTGAGAAAAGATTGAACGTGATCTTTAGCCGGGCGCGTAAACATATGGCCGTAATAAGCAGCATCAAACACCAGCACATCACAAATGACTACAATGAAGGTGCTTCTTACCTGAAACGGTTTCTTCATTATGCCGAAATGGTGAGCGAAGGAAATATGCAGCAGGCAGGAAATATCCTCGACGGACTGGTTATAAATAGCGGCCGCGCCGCAATGGCCAATACCCCCGCATTTACAGCTACTGCCACACAACTAAAGGCAGAACTGGAAGCACGTGGTTTTGTCGTAGGAGAGGCGATAGGGCAAAGTAGCTTTAAATGCGCTTTGGCGATAAAGCGCGATAAAAATGATACGGCCTACAACCTCGGCATCCTGGTCGACGATGACTTGCATTATCTTAATAAGGATGTTATAGAACAGTACTATCTGCGGCCTGCCATTTTGCAGAATTTCGGCTGGCAGGTGATAAACGTTTATACTAAAGACTGGCTTGAAAATAAGGAAGAGGTCCTGCAAACGGTGCTCCTGGCGCTGGAGAACAAAATGCCGGAAACTAAAGCTGGCTTGGAAAAAACTGCCGGTACAGAGGGGGCAGCCCCGTCATCTGCCGCAACGTCCGGAAATGCTGCTGAGCTTGTGTCAGCTGCCGGCGATAAGTTTTGGAATATTACACGTGCCGGTAACCGTATCAGTATGCGTTTTGGAAAAACAGGCACAAAAGGCCAGATGCAGATAAGAACTTATCTTAATGACGCTGAAGCCGAAGCTGCCATGCAACAATTAATAACCTACCAGGCGCAGCAAGGTTTCATTATTTCAAATTAA
- a CDS encoding YMGG-like glycine zipper-containing protein yields the protein MKKVLCILCFGAVFTACKNNNSTDSIGAAKQATIDSINTINTVKQQTLDSVNTAKAKEAERRASQASRSTASSPSAASGSSTTTTTEPKKKGWSNTAKGAVIGAGTGAVAGGIIGKDAKGAVIGGLIGAGTGAATGAIIDSKKKKKD from the coding sequence ATGAAAAAGGTATTGTGCATATTATGTTTCGGGGCGGTATTCACGGCCTGTAAGAACAACAATTCGACAGATTCAATAGGTGCGGCCAAGCAGGCCACCATCGACTCTATCAACACTATCAATACTGTAAAGCAGCAGACGCTTGATTCTGTGAATACGGCTAAAGCAAAAGAAGCAGAACGGAGGGCATCGCAAGCAAGCAGGTCAACTGCCTCCAGCCCGAGCGCAGCGAGTGGAAGTTCTACTACCACAACTACCGAACCTAAGAAAAAAGGCTGGAGCAATACTGCCAAGGGTGCAGTGATAGGCGCCGGTACCGGCGCTGTTGCCGGTGGTATTATAGGCAAAGATGCTAAAGGAGCTGTTATAGGCGGCTTAATAGGTGCGGGTACGGGTGCTGCAACCGGTGCTATCATAGACAGCAAAAAGAAAAAGAAAGATTAG